The Oncorhynchus keta strain PuntledgeMale-10-30-2019 unplaced genomic scaffold, Oket_V2 Un_contig_3777_pilon_pilon, whole genome shotgun sequence DNA window cactagtggaaccataacaccatgttgacccctggagagacagacagagaggtcactagtggaaccataacaccatgttgacCCTTGGAGAGCCAGACAGAGGTCACGAGTggaaccataacaccatgttgacccttggagagacagacagagaggtcactAGTGAAATCATAACACCATGTTGacccctggagagacagacatgttgacccctggagagacagacatgttgacccctggagagacagacatgttgacccctggagagacagacatgttgacccctggagagacagacatgttgacccctggagagacagacatgttgacccctggagagacagacatgttgacccctggagagacagacatgttgacccctggagagacagacatgttgacccctggagagacagacatgttgacccctggagagacagacatgttgacccctggagagacagacatgttgacccctggagagacagacatgttgacccctggagaaaggccctccatcagtgctcagactgtccacaatatgctgagagaggctgaactgagggcttgtaggcctgttgtaaggcaggtcctcaccagacatcacctatGGGTATaaaccctccatcagtgctcaaactgtctgcaataggctgagagaggctggactgagggcttgtaggcctgttgtaaggcaggtcctcaccagcaacaacgttgcctatgggcacaaacccactgtcgctggaccagacaggactggcaaaaagtgcatTGGAGACAGTCAGGTGAAGATACTATAGATACCGGGACCCCTGGGCTGGGTCAGACCATGATTGACGGGGCATTGGAGACAGTGAGGTGAAGATACTATAAATACCGGGACCCCTGGGCTGGGTCAGACCATGATTGACGGGGCATTGGAGACAGTGAGGTGAAGATACTATAAATACCGGGACCCCTGGGCTGGGTCAGACCATGATTGGCGGGGCATTGGAGACAGTGAGGTGGAACGTACCAAGTAAAGAAGATGCCCATCTGGCGGGTAGCGGAGAAGAAGCGGCTCTCCAGTAGAGGTATGTGGCTGAAGTACTTGGCCAGGGTCTCGATGCCGGCGTCATTGCGACTGGGGGTACGACAGGCCTGTGGGTACGGTGGGGAAAGAGGGTCAAAATACAACAAGACCGTTCtctgtgtggtgggtgattccaTAGAGAACCCAGTTTCACTCTGACAACGTAGATTTCGATGAGACCGATGTTGAAAGTACCTGTCTCAGGTCCATCAGGTCGGCGATCTCCTCCTCGAAGCTGGAGCCATCTTCACTGTAGTGCTCCAGGATGAAGTCCTGGAaaaacacaccagaacagagagaccatcgtcaacacaccagaacagagtagagaccatcgtcaa harbors:
- the LOC127924184 gene encoding rhophilin-2-like; this translates as MEQLEGLNSSVEVYQNSQETSSIPLIPLGLKETKEMDFSVSFKDFILEHYSEDGSSFEEEIADLMDLRQACRTPSRNDAGIETLAKYFSHIPLLESRFFSATRQMGIFFT